Part of the Halobaculum halobium genome, CACCGTCGCGCTCGCCCGGCGGTTCTTCGCCCACCGCGACGACCTGGTCGCCGACGCCCGCGACCACTGTCGTCAGAACCACGACCTCCTTGCCGCGTTCGTCGCCGACCGCGACGATCTCGTGGGAACCGTCGAAGCGGGGTCGCCATTCGCGTACCTCGAACACGAGCGCGCCGACGGCGACGCGGTGAGCGAGGCCGCCTGGGAGGCGGGGGTCCTCGTCGTCCCTGGCCGGTTCTTCGAGTTGGACGCCGGCGTGCGCGTCTCGCTGGGGCGCGCTCCCGACGACTGCGCGGCCGCGCTCGACGCGTTCGGACGGGTGTTAGACGAGTTGTAGGCGGGATCTGCTACCCGACGGATGTGGCCACGACCTGCTGTTCGACACACCGTGAACGATTCCGCCGCGTCATGCGTGCGTCTGACGGATGTTTTTACCCTCACAGGTCAACCGATTGTCTCATCAGGGTCGCCGAAGGCCGGGATCGCGGTACGGGGTCGTCACCTGTGTCGCGGTCGCCGCGCCTCGCAGGCGGTCCGACCCACGAACCAACGATGACACAGCCATCAGTGCTCGAAGACACCGAAAGCGGCATCCACGACACGATCGACGCCCCCCGAGACGGGGGAGCCGTCTCGGGGGTCGTTCGCGCCGTCGCGGCGGTCGACGGCGTCGACCCCGTGGATCTGGACGCGACCATCGAGGAAGCGATCGACGCCGACGCGCTCGAATCGCTCGCGCGTCACGACGCCACCGACTGGCGCCTCGAGTTCCCGCTCGGCGACCACGCGATCGTCGTCGAGGGCGACGGAACCGTCCTCGTCGACGCCAGCGTCTTCCCGAACCGCTTCTGAGCGCCAGTAGGTCGCGGTGCGGCCGACTGCGCTCAGTCAGCTCTCTCTTCCTCGTCGTTCGCGCGGTACCCCTGCCCGAACGAGTACCCCGCGATCAGCGCGACCACGGCGAACAGCCCCAAGACGAGTCCCGCAGCGCGGTCGGCGAACGGGACGCCGTCGAGCGATCCCGTGAGATACAACGCGGTGAGGACGGTGAGAAAGCCGAACAGCGGGAGGGCGATGAGTCGGTTCATACCGACGGCTGGGTACGACTCCTGTTAACAGTATCGCGGCGAGGAGCGGACCGAGTGGACGGTGACGACGAGCTACCGAAGCGCCGCAGCCACCTTCTCGACCGGGTGGGGCGGGTCCCCGTCGGCGCCGTCGCGCTCGGCGAGTTGTGACCGACAGGAGGCGCCGGGGGCGGTGACCTCCTCGCCGGGGCTGTCGTCGACCTGGTCGAAGAGGATGGAGGCGATGGCGGTACTCATCGAGTAGTGCTCCGCCTCGTAGCCGAAACTCCCGGCCATCCCGCAGCAGGTGGAGTCCAGCGGGTCGACCTCGTAGCCCGCTCGTCGGAGCACCCCGACCGCGTGGTGGTCTTTCTTCGTCGCCTTCTGATGGCAGTGGCCGTGGTAGGCGAGCGCGCCCTCGCCCCCCAGGTCCATCGACTCGTCGAGTCGGAAGGCGTCGACGTACTCCAGCACGCCGTAGCTGTTGGCGGCGACCCGGGCGGCCGCCTCGGAGTCGTGCAGATCCAGCAGATCCGACTGGAGCATCACGGCCTCGCTGGGTTCGACCACGACCACGTCGCGGCCGCGTTCGATCCGGGGAGAGAGATCCGAAACCGCCTCGGCGGTCCGTTCGCGCGCGGTGTCGAGGAATCCCATACTGTGGGCGGGACGGCCGGTGTCCTCCACGTCCGCAAGTTCGACTCGCACGCCAGCCGCTTCGAGCACGCGGACCGCGGCCTTGCCGGCGTCGGGGTGGTTGTAGTTGGTGTACGTGTCCGGGACGAGAACGGCGACGCGCTCGGCGTCGGCCTCAGTGATCTGGGAGCCGCCGCGGGCGTCGTACCAGTCGCGGAGGGTGGTTCGGTGGAACGCCGGCAGGTCGCGCTCGGCGGCGACACCGAGCAGCTTCTCCCCGACGAGACCGGCGCCCGGGAGGCTCGTCGCGAGGTTCGACACGGGTGCGAGCGCGCTCCCGACGCGAGAGACGAGGTTGATATTCGCGAACAGGCGGTCGCGGAGGCTCGGCCCCTCGCGCTCGTGGCGCTCGTGGGCGACTTCGGCCTTCAGCTTCGCCATGTCGACGCCGCTGGGACAGTTTCGCTTGCAGCCTTTGCAGCCCACGCACAGGTCCATGACCTCGCTCGCGAACTCCTCGGAGAAGGGGTCCGCCGGCAGGTCGCCCGACATCGCTCCTCGAAGGAGGTTCGCCCGGCCGCGCGTGCTCTGAATCTCCTCGTCTGCCGCGCGGAAGGTGGGACACATCACGCCGCCGGTCGTCGACTGGCCGCCGCGGCAGCCGCCGCAGCCGTGACACAGCTCGGCCATGCCCTGGAAGCCGTTCTCGTTGTCCCAGTGCAGTTCCGGTTCGAAGCCGGCGTCGAAGGCGTACTCCGGGTCGAACCGGAGGTGCTCGGTGAGGCTGTGGTCGCCGCAGACGTTCCCGGGGTTGAGCAGCCAGTCCGGGTCGAACGCCGTCTTCAGGTCTCGGAACGTGGCCCACAGGTCGTCGCCGTACAGCTTGCGGTTCCACTGGGTGCGCGCGCGGCCGTCGCCGTGCTCGCCGGAGACGCTGCCGCCGTACTTCACGACGAGGTCGCTCGCGCCGTCGGCGATGCGCTCGAACTGCTCCAGCCCGTCGACGGTCTTGGTGTCCACCAGCGGCCGGATGTGGAGGACGCCCGGGCCGGCGTGGGCGTAGAAGGACGCGAACGTGCCGACCTCGTCCAGCAACGCCTGGAAGTCGCGGGCGTAGTCCGCGAGGTGCTCGGGAGGCACCGCGCAGTCCTCGATGAAGGAGATGTGCTTCGCGTCGGAGGTGCGGCTGAGCAGGATCGGCATCCCCGCCTTGCGCATCTTCCAGAACGTCGCGCGCCGCTCGGGGTCGTGCGCCTCCAGCGCGTGCGTCGCGACCGTCTCGCCGCCGGCGTCGACGCCGGCGTCCGTGGGCTCGACCGTCGTCTCCGTCCCCGGACAGCGGTCGGCGACGAGGTCCGCCACCGTCCGCCGCCCGTCGGCGTCGTCCTCGGCGTAGAACTCCACGAGGAGCACCGAGTCGGTGCCGTCGGGCAACAGCCCGACCACGTCGCCGAACTCGGCGGTCTCTCTGGCCAGATCGAGGAAGGTGTCGTCCATCACCTCGACGGCCGCGGGGTCGTGTTCGAGGATGCGCGGCACGTCGTCCATGGCGTCGATGAGCGAGTCGTACGTGAGCAGCGCGACCGCCTTCGTCTCGGGGATCGGCACGAGCGAGACGGTCGCCTCCGTGACGATTCCGAGCGTCCCCTCGCTCCCGCACATGAGCCGTGCGAGGTTGACCGTCGCGGGCTCGTCGGGTTCGTCGGCGCCGACGCCCTGTCCCGTCCCGCTCGCTTCCTCGGAGGCGGGTCCCGCGTCCCACTCCCCGCGCGCCTCCTCGACGAGCACGTCGAGGTTGTATCCGGAGACGTTGCGCTTCATGTCCGGATAGCGGGCGGTCACCTCGTCGGCCTCCTCGTCGAGGATCCGGACGACCTCGGCGTAGATCCGTTCGAGGAGGTCGCCCTCGGGATCCGCCTCCTCTCGCACCGTCGCGACCTCGATCGCGCCGAAGGTCTCGACGGAGCCGTCCGCGAGCACGACCTCACACGACTCGACGTACGCGTCGGTCTTGCCGTACTTCAGCGAGTGCGATCCCGTCGAGTTGTTGCCGATCGCGCCGCCGATCGCGGATTTGTCGCGCCAGGCAGGGTCCGGGGCGAACTTCAGCCCGTGCGGTTCGGCCGCCTCGTTGAGCTCGTCGACGATGCAGCCGGCGTCGACGGTCGCCTCCCGGGCGTCGGGATCGAACGCACGGATCTCGTTCATGTGGCGCGTGAAGTCCAGGACAACGGCCTCATTCACCGACTGGCCCGCCAGCGACGTACCGCCGCCGCGCGGGAGCACCGGGATCTCTCGCTCCGCGCAGTAGGACATCACCGCCGCCACGTCGTCGGTGTGGCGGGGGAGCACGACGCCGATGGGCGTCTGCTGGTACGCGGAGGCGTCTGTCGCGTACAGCTGTCGAGAGTACGTGTCGAAGCGCACGTCGCCGTCGACGAGCTCCTCCAGGTCCGCGACGAGCCCCGGCTCCGACACGTCTTCGGAGCTGTAGTCGTAGTCGGCGCTCGTGAGGTCCGGTCCGCCGTCCGGCGGCGACGGGGCGTCGGAAGACATCTGGTTGTCGGTGGGTCGCGTGGGAGTCACATAAGCCCGCGGAACAGAGCAATCGGGCGTCCGCCGTCCCGCGCTCGGCTGTCGTCTCTCCGCACCGGTGCCCGCCCCCAGCAGTAGCGACGCTGCGGGCGACACGAGCGCGGCTCGTGTGTGGTAACACAACACACAAGCCGGGGCGTTCACAACGACACCACATGTCCGCGGACATGCTCTCGGCGTTCGTCGACAGCGCCGAGCGCCACCACGCGACCGTCCACCGTGTCGCCCCCGAGGAGGTGACGGCGACGATCGCGCGTCTCGTCGAGGCGCCCGCCGTCGGCGTCGCGCTGCCGTGGGGGCTCGACCTCCCCGAGGCCGTCGCGACCGACCCGACGCCCGCCGATCTGGACGCCGCGGAGACGGGCGTCACCGCCGCGCGCCTCGCGATCGCCGACTACGGGAGCGTCGTGCTCGAATCGGACGCCGCCGGCAGCGAGGCGGTGTCGCTGTTCCCCGAGCGCCACGTCGCCGTGGTCCGCGCCGGCGACGTGGTGCCCGGAATGCGCGAGGCGATCGAACGGCTCGGCGACCGCCTCCGCGACGGCGCCAGCGCGGTGCTTGCGACCGGCCCCTCTGCGACCGCCGACATGGGCGACTTGGTCATCGGCGCGCACGGTCCGCGTGCGGTGGAGATCGTCCTCGTAGAGGAAGCGGAGGAGATGGACGGGCACGATAGCGGCCCCGACAGCGAGGAGGACAGCCGTGAGTAAGTCCAAGTCCCGGGCCGAGACAGCCGCTCGAATTCGCCACCTGCTCGACACCGAGGGCGACGCCGTCGCCGAGAACAC contains:
- a CDS encoding HalOD1 output domain-containing protein, which translates into the protein MTQPSVLEDTESGIHDTIDAPRDGGAVSGVVRAVAAVDGVDPVDLDATIEEAIDADALESLARHDATDWRLEFPLGDHAIVVEGDGTVLVDASVFPNRF
- a CDS encoding FAD-binding and (Fe-S)-binding domain-containing protein: MSSDAPSPPDGGPDLTSADYDYSSEDVSEPGLVADLEELVDGDVRFDTYSRQLYATDASAYQQTPIGVVLPRHTDDVAAVMSYCAEREIPVLPRGGGTSLAGQSVNEAVVLDFTRHMNEIRAFDPDAREATVDAGCIVDELNEAAEPHGLKFAPDPAWRDKSAIGGAIGNNSTGSHSLKYGKTDAYVESCEVVLADGSVETFGAIEVATVREEADPEGDLLERIYAEVVRILDEEADEVTARYPDMKRNVSGYNLDVLVEEARGEWDAGPASEEASGTGQGVGADEPDEPATVNLARLMCGSEGTLGIVTEATVSLVPIPETKAVALLTYDSLIDAMDDVPRILEHDPAAVEVMDDTFLDLARETAEFGDVVGLLPDGTDSVLLVEFYAEDDADGRRTVADLVADRCPGTETTVEPTDAGVDAGGETVATHALEAHDPERRATFWKMRKAGMPILLSRTSDAKHISFIEDCAVPPEHLADYARDFQALLDEVGTFASFYAHAGPGVLHIRPLVDTKTVDGLEQFERIADGASDLVVKYGGSVSGEHGDGRARTQWNRKLYGDDLWATFRDLKTAFDPDWLLNPGNVCGDHSLTEHLRFDPEYAFDAGFEPELHWDNENGFQGMAELCHGCGGCRGGQSTTGGVMCPTFRAADEEIQSTRGRANLLRGAMSGDLPADPFSEEFASEVMDLCVGCKGCKRNCPSGVDMAKLKAEVAHERHEREGPSLRDRLFANINLVSRVGSALAPVSNLATSLPGAGLVGEKLLGVAAERDLPAFHRTTLRDWYDARGGSQITEADAERVAVLVPDTYTNYNHPDAGKAAVRVLEAAGVRVELADVEDTGRPAHSMGFLDTARERTAEAVSDLSPRIERGRDVVVVEPSEAVMLQSDLLDLHDSEAAARVAANSYGVLEYVDAFRLDESMDLGGEGALAYHGHCHQKATKKDHHAVGVLRRAGYEVDPLDSTCCGMAGSFGYEAEHYSMSTAIASILFDQVDDSPGEEVTAPGASCRSQLAERDGADGDPPHPVEKVAAALR
- a CDS encoding LutC/YkgG family protein, with the protein product MSADMLSAFVDSAERHHATVHRVAPEEVTATIARLVEAPAVGVALPWGLDLPEAVATDPTPADLDAAETGVTAARLAIADYGSVVLESDAAGSEAVSLFPERHVAVVRAGDVVPGMREAIERLGDRLRDGASAVLATGPSATADMGDLVIGAHGPRAVEIVLVEEAEEMDGHDSGPDSEEDSRE